In a single window of the Dreissena polymorpha isolate Duluth1 chromosome 3, UMN_Dpol_1.0, whole genome shotgun sequence genome:
- the LOC127873105 gene encoding deoxyribonuclease-1-like isoform X16, with the protein MVGRTQFGMVCSARLGRTTSKEEYAYFLRLSAVQIIGVHQYDDGPDDYTDAFEREPFSVRIRPVGGSYDIALVGIHVKPTDAVKEIDALIDVYDDVIRIWPTVKDVIILGDLNADCSYASESDLLRMPIYNQNLFQWPIGFDADTTVSSTHCAYDRFILSGPNVRSALIPGSVGVFLFDKYFGMTYTEAYDLSDHYPIELELL; encoded by the exons ATGGTGGGAAG AACTCAGTTCGGGATGGTTTGCAGTGCAAGACTCGGCCGCACGACTTCCAAAGAAGAATACGCCTACTTCCTCCG GCTGTCGGCAGTGCAGATAATCGGCGTCCACCAGTATGACGACGGACCGGACGATTATACAGACGCCTTCGAGAGGGAGCCGTTCTCTGTCAGGATAAGACCTGTGGGAG GGTCCTACGATATTGCTTTGGTCGGCATTCATGTTAAACCAACCGACGCCGTTAAAGAGATTGACGCATTGATTGACGTATATGATGACGTAATCAGAATTTGGCCAACAGTAAAG GACGTCATCATACTTGGTGATCTGAACGCTGACTGCAGCTACGCCTCTGAGTCTGACCTCCTGCGCATGCCCATCTACAATCAGAACCTGTTCCAGTGGCCGATAGGCTTTGACGCCGACACGACCGTGTCTAGCACGCACTGTGCCTATGACCG ATTCATTCTGTCGGGACCCAATGTGAGGTCAGCCCTGATTCCAGGCAGCGTCGGTGTCTTCTTGTTCGACAAGTATTTCGGCATGACTTACACTGAG GCTTACGACCTAAGTGACCATTATCCCATTGAACTGGAGTTGttgtaa
- the LOC127873105 gene encoding deoxyribonuclease-1-like isoform X1: protein MYRLVAVLIAALCATGVLCSALPNVEVAHVSTRATRLPRPLSISAFNIKVFGRAKMSDPATAAQIRDIVQRYDVILIQEIRDITGEALQQLWDMVGRTQFGMVCSARLGRTTSKEEYAYFLRLSAVQIIGVHQYDDGPDDYTDAFEREPFSVRIRPVGGSYDIALVGIHVKPTDAVKEIDALIDVYDDVIRIWPTVKDVIILGDLNADCSYASESDLLRMPIYNQNLFQWPIGFDADTTVSSTHCAYDRFILSGPNVRSALIPGSVGVFLFDKYFGMTYTEAYDLSDHYPIELELL, encoded by the exons ATGTACCGCCTGGTCGCAGTATTAATCGCGGCGCTCTGTGCAACCGGAGTGCTATGTTCCGCTCTGCCCAATGTTGAGGTCGCGCACGTGAGCACGAGGGCCACCAGATTACCACGCCCTCTGAGCATTAGCGCCTTCAACATCAAGGTGTTCGGCCGCGCGAAAATGAGCGACCCGGCCACCGCAGCGCAAATTAGAGAT ATTGTACAACGGTACGACGTGATTTTAATCCAAGAAATCCGCGACATAACTGGAGAGGCGCTTCAGCAACTGTGGGACATGGTGGGAAG AACTCAGTTCGGGATGGTTTGCAGTGCAAGACTCGGCCGCACGACTTCCAAAGAAGAATACGCCTACTTCCTCCG GCTGTCGGCAGTGCAGATAATCGGCGTCCACCAGTATGACGACGGACCGGACGATTATACAGACGCCTTCGAGAGGGAGCCGTTCTCTGTCAGGATAAGACCTGTGGGAG GGTCCTACGATATTGCTTTGGTCGGCATTCATGTTAAACCAACCGACGCCGTTAAAGAGATTGACGCATTGATTGACGTATATGATGACGTAATCAGAATTTGGCCAACAGTAAAG GACGTCATCATACTTGGTGATCTGAACGCTGACTGCAGCTACGCCTCTGAGTCTGACCTCCTGCGCATGCCCATCTACAATCAGAACCTGTTCCAGTGGCCGATAGGCTTTGACGCCGACACGACCGTGTCTAGCACGCACTGTGCCTATGACCG ATTCATTCTGTCGGGACCCAATGTGAGGTCAGCCCTGATTCCAGGCAGCGTCGGTGTCTTCTTGTTCGACAAGTATTTCGGCATGACTTACACTGAG GCTTACGACCTAAGTGACCATTATCCCATTGAACTGGAGTTGttgtaa